From Paenibacillus physcomitrellae, the proteins below share one genomic window:
- a CDS encoding sensor histidine kinase yields MKLVHQINLAFGLLLVVVLGATAVIIHFVLLDHLIDAQKQDMRTLSASVAGTLQNQASLTPVTKPGTPSGSFLPESALQGTAVPLAAGVQAIITDAAGNVVSGTLPAPVPLTQSSHSNQSNQSNQSNQPSQPSQSGQINPHGQSGQAGETLPGPVYQTEPLTISSEKLQALQTGKDSSYLVDVSAIPQGTLTLVTPVSKINALERTLFSRLLIVLGVGVGLVLLLSLLITRRLIQPLMKLREELKKVKERRFADVRKVKAGGEIGAVAQVVYELAGELDRYIRVQKHFFQNASHELKTPLMSISGYTEGIRDGVFEGEDMRRGLDIILSESGRLTRIVSEMTLLAKLDSEEDIFHPAPLTVKELLDETVERVNPLLVSKGLKLKVTYSKREAEQLRVWADRDKLLQAFLNVTLNAARYANDRIAIDVERGEDSLVVSITDDGQGIPEELLPHLFHRFVKGKNGENGLGLAISRAIVERCGGFIEAANRQEGGAVFTFRFPLIGRADKGAGAALPWDHEPGERSA; encoded by the coding sequence TTGAAGCTGGTTCATCAGATTAACCTGGCATTTGGTCTGCTGCTTGTCGTTGTGCTGGGAGCAACGGCGGTTATTATTCATTTTGTATTGCTGGATCACTTGATCGACGCGCAGAAGCAGGACATGAGAACGCTAAGCGCCAGTGTTGCCGGGACACTTCAGAACCAGGCGAGTCTGACTCCTGTTACGAAGCCTGGGACCCCTTCCGGCTCTTTTCTTCCCGAGTCGGCTCTGCAGGGAACTGCTGTGCCGCTGGCAGCCGGGGTTCAGGCCATCATTACCGATGCTGCTGGTAATGTTGTGTCGGGGACACTCCCAGCTCCTGTTCCGCTTACCCAATCCAGTCACTCCAACCAATCCAACCAATCGAACCAATCGAACCAACCCAGCCAACCCAGCCAGTCCGGCCAAATCAACCCACACGGCCAATCCGGCCAAGCTGGGGAGACCCTGCCTGGTCCGGTCTATCAAACAGAGCCGCTGACGATCAGCAGCGAGAAGCTGCAGGCGCTGCAAACGGGTAAAGACAGCAGCTATCTTGTAGATGTAAGTGCAATCCCTCAGGGGACATTGACGCTGGTTACCCCGGTGAGCAAAATAAATGCTCTTGAGAGAACGTTGTTCAGCCGGCTGCTCATTGTGCTTGGTGTGGGCGTGGGGCTTGTTCTGCTGCTCAGCTTGCTGATTACCCGCAGGCTGATCCAGCCTCTGATGAAGCTGCGTGAAGAGCTGAAGAAGGTGAAAGAACGCCGGTTTGCGGACGTGCGTAAAGTAAAAGCCGGGGGCGAAATCGGTGCCGTGGCACAAGTGGTCTATGAGCTGGCCGGCGAATTGGATCGGTATATCCGCGTGCAGAAGCATTTTTTTCAGAATGCCTCCCATGAGCTGAAGACTCCTCTGATGTCCATTTCAGGGTATACGGAAGGCATTCGCGACGGCGTGTTTGAAGGGGAGGATATGCGCAGGGGGCTCGACATCATTCTCAGTGAAAGCGGCCGCTTGACCCGCATCGTTTCTGAGATGACGCTGCTTGCAAAGCTGGATAGCGAAGAGGATATTTTTCACCCTGCTCCGCTCACTGTAAAGGAACTGCTGGACGAGACCGTTGAACGCGTCAATCCGCTTCTGGTTTCGAAAGGCTTGAAGCTGAAGGTGACATACAGTAAAAGGGAGGCCGAGCAGCTTAGGGTATGGGCTGACCGGGATAAACTGCTTCAAGCTTTTCTGAACGTGACCCTCAATGCCGCCCGTTATGCGAACGACCGGATTGCCATCGATGTGGAGCGCGGGGAAGACAGCCTGGTTGTTTCCATTACTGATGATGGGCAAGGGATTCCAGAGGAGCTGCTTCCGCATTTATTTCACAGATTCGTTAAGGGGAAGAATGGGGAGAACGGGCTGGGGCTTGCCATTTCACGGGCGATTGTCGAACGCTGCGGCGGATTTATCGAAGCTGCTAATCGTCAGGAAGGGGGAGCGGTCTTTACCTTCCGCTTTCCTCTTATAGGCAGGGCAGATAAGGGGGCTGGGGCAGCCCTTCCTTGGGATCATGAGCCGGGCGAGCGATCAGCTTGA
- a CDS encoding response regulator transcription factor encodes MDDYFIAVVDDDQHIRNLVEAYLIKESFRTIGLSSAEEAWELWRTDPPHLWVLDIMLPEMDGYELCRRIREQADVPIIIISAKDREVDKIMGLELGSDDYLVKPFSPRELVARVKRQLQRSYKQRQAEPASGSHLASSPVILQIGPLQLFPEERRAFWDKKEADLTLKEFALLQVFAQHPNRAFTREELLVLVWGDDYFGSDRAVDHLIKRLRKKIEHLPIEAVWGHGYRLRAEEGDKR; translated from the coding sequence ATGGACGACTATTTCATCGCCGTCGTTGACGACGATCAGCATATACGCAACCTTGTCGAAGCTTATTTAATCAAAGAAAGTTTCCGGACGATCGGGCTGTCCTCCGCCGAGGAAGCGTGGGAGCTTTGGCGTACAGACCCACCTCATTTGTGGGTGCTGGACATCATGCTGCCTGAGATGGACGGGTATGAGCTGTGCCGGCGTATCCGCGAACAAGCGGATGTGCCTATCATTATTATCTCGGCCAAGGACCGTGAAGTGGACAAGATTATGGGGCTTGAATTAGGCAGCGACGATTATCTCGTCAAACCGTTCAGTCCCAGAGAACTGGTGGCCCGGGTAAAAAGACAGCTGCAGCGCTCCTATAAACAGCGCCAGGCCGAACCTGCTTCGGGTTCGCATCTTGCTTCTTCCCCAGTCATTCTTCAGATCGGTCCGCTGCAGCTGTTTCCCGAAGAGCGCCGTGCTTTTTGGGACAAGAAGGAGGCGGATTTGACTTTGAAGGAGTTCGCGTTGCTGCAGGTGTTCGCCCAGCATCCGAACCGGGCTTTCACCCGGGAAGAGCTGCTTGTGCTTGTCTGGGGCGATGATTATTTCGGCAGCGACCGGGCTGTCGATCATCTTATTAAACGGCTGCGCAAAAAAATCGAACATCTGCCCATTGAGGCAGTATGGGGACATGGCTACCGCTTGCGTGCGGAGGAAGGGGACAAACGTTGA
- a CDS encoding MDR family MFS transporter — MGLVLAGLLLGILMASMDNTIVATAIGDIVGKLGGLDKFVWVTSAYMVAEMAGMPIFGKLSDMYGRKRFFVFGIIVFMLGSALCGTATSIVQLSIYRAIQGIGGGALVPIAFTIMFDAVPAESRGKLGGLFGAVFGLSSIFGPLLGAYLTEYAAWEWVFYINLPLGLIAFVFIAFFYKESRQHQRQQIDWTGAVTLIGGVVCLMFGLELGGKTFAWDSWQIMLLLGGFVVLTAAFLLAELRAKEPIISFRMFRKQIYWSSNVIAIFSGAAFVTASLYIPIFIQGVLGGKATNSGLVLLPMMVGSVLTASTGGFLMNKLKYRTIMLPTLALLVVGLALLTTLGEDTGLWTVRAFMILVGLGIGASFSVLSNAAMFSVSPRDRGTASSTLNFLRSLGMTLGITVFGIIQSHLFSRKMEALAGSSADAAGSAGAAGNAAAGGGLPPGLDLSDPHTLLSPETRSQIPHQLLESITSALSSSIVHTFAWAVVPAALALVTAFFMGRDKLEPEQEQGEYSAMH; from the coding sequence ATGGGCCTTGTCCTAGCGGGCCTGCTGCTCGGCATTTTGATGGCCTCGATGGACAATACCATTGTGGCCACGGCCATCGGCGATATCGTCGGCAAGCTGGGCGGCCTGGATAAGTTCGTCTGGGTAACCTCGGCTTACATGGTGGCTGAAATGGCGGGCATGCCGATCTTCGGCAAGCTGTCCGACATGTATGGCCGAAAGAGATTTTTTGTATTTGGCATTATTGTATTTATGCTGGGCTCGGCTTTGTGCGGGACGGCAACTTCGATTGTCCAGCTCAGCATTTACCGGGCGATTCAGGGCATTGGGGGCGGCGCGCTGGTGCCAATCGCGTTCACCATCATGTTTGACGCCGTGCCGGCTGAGTCAAGAGGCAAGCTGGGCGGTTTGTTCGGTGCGGTGTTTGGGCTTTCGAGTATTTTTGGACCGCTGCTCGGCGCTTATCTGACGGAATATGCGGCTTGGGAATGGGTTTTCTACATTAATTTGCCGCTTGGATTGATCGCATTTGTGTTTATCGCTTTCTTCTATAAAGAATCGCGTCAGCATCAGCGTCAGCAGATCGACTGGACAGGGGCCGTTACTCTGATCGGCGGAGTCGTCTGCCTGATGTTCGGCCTTGAACTCGGCGGCAAAACGTTTGCCTGGGATTCCTGGCAGATCATGCTCCTGCTGGGCGGGTTCGTGGTGCTGACCGCCGCGTTTCTGCTGGCTGAGCTCAGAGCCAAGGAGCCGATCATTTCGTTCCGGATGTTCCGCAAACAAATCTACTGGTCCAGCAACGTCATCGCTATCTTCAGCGGTGCGGCGTTTGTGACCGCGTCCTTGTACATTCCGATCTTCATTCAGGGCGTGCTGGGCGGCAAGGCGACCAACTCCGGGCTTGTCCTGCTGCCGATGATGGTGGGCTCCGTGTTGACAGCTTCCACCGGCGGTTTCCTGATGAACAAGCTGAAATACCGGACAATTATGCTGCCGACCTTGGCTTTGCTCGTTGTCGGGCTGGCCCTGCTGACAACACTCGGCGAGGATACCGGCTTGTGGACGGTTCGTGCCTTCATGATTCTGGTGGGACTTGGCATCGGCGCCTCTTTCTCGGTGCTCAGCAACGCGGCGATGTTCTCCGTTTCGCCCAGAGATCGGGGGACGGCGAGCTCGACGCTCAATTTCCTGCGTTCCCTTGGGATGACGCTTGGCATCACGGTGTTCGGAATTATTCAGAGCCATTTGTTCAGCCGAAAAATGGAGGCGTTAGCCGGTTCCTCGGCTGACGCGGCGGGCAGCGCCGGGGCCGCAGGGAACGCAGCGGCCGGCGGCGGTTTGCCGCCGGGATTGGATCTGAGCGATCCGCACACCCTGCTGTCGCCGGAGACACGCAGCCAGATTCCGCATCAGCTGCTGGAGAGCATCACAAGCGCTTTGTCCTCCTCGATTGTTCACACCTTCGCCTGGGCGGTCGTCCCGGCGGCGCTGGCGCTGGTTACGGCCTTCTTCATGGGCCGTGACAAGCTGGAGCCGGAACAGGAGCAGGGCGAATATTCGGCGATGCATTAA
- a CDS encoding polymer-forming cytoskeletal protein, protein MNNQESQPIRNDLNISGISTTAGGVYRDVRIDGMAKVNGDLDCISLRINGTLGMKGSVKSEEITVNGMGTIDGPVEAAEIRIDGMFTLKGGVSCTGLDVNGKSKIEGRLQGDKINIGGEVTVKGDVQCEAFETEGNIKLDGLLNAETVDIRLHSLSTVREIGCERIDVRRIERGFWKNFSLMGGPRLKSEVIEGDDIFLEDTEAEMVRGTRVYIGRGCKIKRVEYKETLQTDGDALIGQSLQV, encoded by the coding sequence ATGAATAATCAGGAATCACAGCCCATTCGCAACGATTTGAACATATCGGGCATAAGCACAACGGCTGGCGGCGTATACCGCGATGTGCGGATTGACGGCATGGCGAAAGTGAACGGGGATTTGGACTGCATCAGCCTTAGAATCAACGGAACACTTGGCATGAAAGGCAGTGTGAAGTCCGAAGAAATTACGGTCAACGGCATGGGAACGATCGACGGACCGGTTGAAGCGGCGGAGATCCGAATCGACGGAATGTTTACCCTTAAGGGAGGAGTCAGCTGCACCGGTCTGGACGTGAACGGGAAAAGCAAAATCGAAGGCCGGCTGCAGGGCGACAAAATCAACATCGGCGGAGAGGTCACTGTGAAGGGTGATGTACAGTGCGAAGCTTTTGAGACGGAAGGCAATATCAAGCTGGATGGTCTGCTGAACGCGGAAACGGTGGATATTCGGCTTCATTCCTTGTCGACGGTGAGAGAGATCGGCTGCGAGCGGATCGATGTCCGGCGGATCGAAAGAGGTTTTTGGAAAAATTTCAGTCTCATGGGCGGGCCCCGTTTGAAGTCGGAGGTTATCGAGGGCGACGATATTTTTCTGGAGGATACGGAAGCTGAAATGGTACGGGGAACACGGGTCTATATCGGGCGGGGCTGCAAAATCAAACGGGTGGAATACAAAGAAACGCTGCAGACGGACGGCGATGCGCTCATCGGCCAAAGCCTGCAGGTATAA
- a CDS encoding YhbD family protein — MSEDLISKKELLDLTGISYGQLYRWKRKNLIPEEWFIRKSSFTGQETYFPRQQILPRIDKILNMKDGLSLDELADVFSPALGEVQLDRAQLVERNIVSDGSLLLYQEVHGEPPFYNLDQTLQLYVLDKLLRGGEITREEGRMLLEVMGSHYSRFAGKPCELVLIRKMGVPVFLLIAGGTDYFADSEAKMVIKKPLEHFTEELKLLIGDTGGRIHE, encoded by the coding sequence ATGAGTGAAGATTTGATTTCGAAGAAAGAGCTGCTGGATCTGACGGGGATATCTTACGGCCAACTGTACCGTTGGAAGCGGAAAAACCTGATTCCAGAGGAATGGTTTATCCGTAAATCTTCTTTTACCGGTCAGGAGACGTATTTCCCGAGACAGCAGATATTGCCGAGAATCGACAAGATTTTGAATATGAAAGACGGGTTATCGCTGGATGAGCTGGCGGATGTTTTTTCTCCGGCACTTGGTGAAGTGCAGCTGGATCGGGCGCAGCTTGTCGAACGAAACATTGTTTCGGATGGTTCGCTGCTGTTGTATCAAGAGGTCCATGGCGAGCCGCCCTTTTACAATCTGGATCAGACGCTGCAACTTTATGTGCTGGATAAACTCCTGCGCGGCGGTGAAATCACCCGGGAGGAAGGCCGAATGCTGCTGGAGGTCATGGGTTCGCATTACAGCCGGTTTGCAGGCAAACCCTGCGAGCTTGTCCTGATCCGCAAGATGGGCGTTCCAGTGTTCCTTCTGATTGCAGGCGGTACAGATTATTTTGCAGACAGCGAAGCCAAGATGGTCATCAAGAAGCCGCTTGAGCATTTTACCGAGGAACTGAAGCTATTAATTGGAGATACGGGAGGCAGAATCCATGAATAA
- a CDS encoding Rpn family recombination-promoting nuclease/putative transposase codes for MYDFLDPRCTSKGELANIEMQLFNPYHMEKRTLFYWSEMYYHQIPKGGNYNTLQKCVTINILNYSSLPNDRYHSVFHLREDHTGIALLDDIEIHVIELTKLDPQKVTLNEGGLINWLMFLKGADKSNWEVLTVKEPMLKKAMNTLEFLSQDTAARMAYDARMKALSDEKSRIESAMKVGREEGKVEGKAEGKAETALKLLEMGAAIEMIAEATGMTEEAIRALKPQQL; via the coding sequence GTGTACGATTTTCTTGATCCTCGATGCACGTCCAAGGGTGAGCTGGCTAATATCGAAATGCAGCTGTTTAATCCGTACCATATGGAGAAGCGCACCTTGTTTTATTGGTCGGAGATGTATTATCATCAAATCCCCAAAGGCGGCAACTACAATACGCTGCAGAAATGCGTCACCATCAATATATTGAACTATTCCAGTCTTCCTAATGACCGCTACCACAGTGTGTTTCACTTGCGGGAGGATCATACCGGGATCGCTTTGCTGGATGATATAGAGATTCATGTGATTGAGCTTACGAAGCTGGATCCGCAAAAGGTTACGCTGAACGAAGGCGGACTGATCAACTGGTTAATGTTCTTAAAAGGCGCAGACAAATCGAACTGGGAGGTGCTGACTGTGAAAGAACCGATGCTTAAAAAAGCAATGAATACGCTGGAGTTTCTAAGCCAGGATACTGCAGCCCGCATGGCCTACGATGCCCGGATGAAGGCGCTTAGTGATGAGAAGTCGAGGATTGAGAGTGCCATGAAGGTGGGAAGAGAAGAAGGAAAAGTAGAAGGGAAAGCAGAAGGAAAAGCAGAAACAGCACTCAAACTGTTAGAAATGGGTGCGGCCATTGAGATGATAGCCGAAGCGACCGGGATGACGGAAGAGGCAATTCGGGCGTTAAAACCGCAGCAGCTATAA
- the argH gene encoding argininosuccinate lyase: protein MSKLWGGRFTKQTNKLVEEYTASIGFDQKLAEEDVQGSLAHVTMLGKCGIVPQEDVETIKKGLLNVLEKIRSGEIEYSVSDEDIHMNIEKNLIEQIGPVGGKLHTGRSRNDQVATDMHLYLRKRVVEFVELLKNLQEALIGQAKANTDTIVPGYTHLQRAQPILFAHHLMAYVAMFGRDIERLQDSYKRINVLPLGAGALAGTTFPIDRHFVAEQLHFDAVYENSLDAVSDRDFILEFLSNASAIMMHLSRLSEELVLWSSTEFRFVELDDAFCTGSSIMPQKKNPDVAELVRGKTGRVYGNLFGLLTVLKSLPLAYNKDMQEDKEGMFDTVATLQGALQLFAPMIATMKVNTGRMREAVNQDFSNATDIADFLVGKGLPFRQAHEVIGKTVLYCIQNGKFLLDLTLDEFKQFSDLFDDRIYEVLQPETVVNARDVYGGTATAQVEAAIARAESKLTETAGWVRGFEAKVSL from the coding sequence TTGAGCAAGCTGTGGGGCGGTCGCTTTACGAAGCAGACCAACAAGCTGGTAGAAGAATACACCGCTTCGATCGGATTCGATCAGAAGCTTGCGGAAGAGGACGTGCAGGGCAGTCTGGCGCATGTCACCATGCTCGGCAAATGCGGGATCGTGCCGCAGGAAGACGTGGAGACGATCAAAAAAGGCTTGCTGAACGTGCTGGAGAAGATCCGCAGCGGCGAAATCGAATATTCGGTATCCGACGAAGATATCCATATGAACATCGAAAAAAATCTGATCGAGCAGATCGGTCCGGTCGGCGGCAAGCTGCATACCGGACGCAGCCGCAACGACCAGGTGGCGACGGACATGCACCTGTACCTGCGCAAGCGGGTTGTGGAATTCGTAGAACTGCTGAAGAACCTCCAGGAAGCGCTGATCGGCCAGGCCAAGGCTAACACGGATACGATCGTTCCGGGGTATACGCATCTGCAGCGGGCACAGCCGATCCTGTTCGCCCATCATCTCATGGCTTACGTCGCTATGTTCGGCCGCGATATCGAACGCCTGCAGGACAGCTACAAACGGATTAACGTGCTGCCGCTGGGCGCCGGAGCGCTTGCAGGTACGACGTTCCCGATCGACCGGCATTTTGTGGCGGAGCAGCTTCATTTTGATGCCGTCTATGAGAACAGCCTTGACGCGGTCAGCGACCGGGACTTCATTCTGGAATTCCTGTCGAATGCATCCGCCATCATGATGCACCTGTCCCGGCTCAGCGAAGAGCTGGTGCTGTGGAGCAGCACCGAGTTTCGGTTCGTCGAGCTGGACGATGCCTTCTGCACCGGCAGCAGTATCATGCCGCAAAAGAAAAATCCGGATGTCGCCGAGCTTGTCCGCGGCAAAACGGGCCGTGTCTACGGCAACCTGTTTGGCCTGCTGACCGTGCTGAAATCCCTTCCTCTGGCGTATAACAAAGACATGCAGGAGGACAAGGAAGGCATGTTCGACACCGTGGCTACCCTGCAGGGTGCGCTGCAGCTGTTCGCGCCGATGATCGCCACGATGAAGGTGAACACCGGGCGGATGCGCGAGGCGGTGAACCAGGATTTTTCCAACGCCACGGATATAGCGGATTTCCTGGTCGGCAAAGGCCTGCCTTTCCGCCAGGCGCATGAAGTCATCGGCAAAACGGTGCTGTACTGCATCCAGAACGGCAAGTTCCTGCTGGACCTTACCCTGGACGAGTTCAAGCAGTTCTCCGACCTGTTTGACGACCGCATCTACGAGGTGCTTCAGCCTGAGACGGTTGTGAACGCGCGTGACGTTTACGGGGGCACGGCCACCGCGCAGGTGGAAGCCGCCATTGCCCGGGCCGAAAGCAAGCTAACCGAAACCGCAGGCTGGGTGCGGGGGTTTGAGGCGAAGGTGAGTTTGTAG
- a CDS encoding argininosuccinate synthase, with product MAKEKIVLAYSGGLDTSIILKWLKETYDAEIIAFTADIGQKEELDGLEAKALATGASKVYIDDLREEFAKDFIYPMFQAGALYEGQYLLGTSIARPLIAKRMVEIARAEGATAIAHGATGKGNDQVRFELNAAAIAPEIKVIAPWRLQEFRDTFPGRAEMIAYAESHGIPVTASAAKPYSTDRNLLHISYESGVLEDPWFDASAPENKDMFLLSVDPEDAPNEPEYIEIEFAQGNAIALNGEQLEPLRMMEKLNELGGKHGIGRVDMVENRFVGMKSRGVYETPGGTILFTAHRKMESITMDREVMSLRDSLITRYSNLVYNGFWFAPERLALQALVTESQKNVSGTVRLKLYKGNVIGAGVKSPVSLYNPDIATMEADPTQSYDQADAAGFIRLNALRLKVSAGVNQQNK from the coding sequence ATGGCAAAAGAAAAAATCGTCCTCGCCTACTCGGGCGGATTGGACACCTCCATTATTTTGAAATGGCTCAAAGAGACTTATGACGCTGAGATTATCGCTTTTACGGCCGATATTGGCCAGAAAGAAGAGCTGGACGGCCTGGAAGCGAAAGCGCTGGCGACCGGCGCCTCCAAAGTGTATATCGATGACCTGCGCGAAGAATTTGCCAAAGACTTCATCTACCCGATGTTCCAGGCGGGTGCTTTGTATGAAGGGCAATATCTGCTGGGCACCAGCATCGCCCGTCCGCTGATCGCGAAACGGATGGTCGAGATCGCACGCGCTGAGGGTGCAACCGCTATTGCTCACGGAGCAACGGGAAAAGGCAACGACCAGGTGCGTTTTGAACTGAACGCGGCGGCGATTGCACCGGAAATCAAAGTGATCGCCCCTTGGCGCCTGCAGGAGTTCCGGGATACGTTCCCGGGACGCGCCGAAATGATCGCCTACGCGGAATCGCATGGCATTCCGGTTACCGCCTCTGCGGCGAAACCTTATTCCACGGACCGCAACCTGCTGCATATCAGCTACGAAAGCGGCGTGCTTGAGGATCCTTGGTTCGACGCCAGCGCGCCGGAGAACAAAGATATGTTCCTGCTGAGCGTAGACCCGGAGGATGCGCCGAATGAGCCGGAATATATCGAAATCGAGTTTGCGCAAGGCAACGCCATCGCCTTAAACGGCGAGCAGCTCGAGCCGCTCCGCATGATGGAGAAGCTGAATGAGCTTGGCGGCAAACACGGTATCGGCCGTGTAGACATGGTGGAGAACCGCTTCGTCGGCATGAAAAGCCGCGGCGTGTATGAAACCCCGGGCGGTACGATCCTGTTCACCGCTCACCGCAAAATGGAGTCCATCACGATGGACCGCGAAGTCATGAGCCTGCGCGACAGCCTCATTACCCGCTACAGCAACCTCGTGTACAACGGTTTCTGGTTTGCGCCGGAACGGCTGGCTCTTCAAGCTCTGGTGACGGAAAGCCAGAAAAATGTATCCGGCACCGTACGTCTCAAGCTGTACAAAGGCAACGTTATTGGCGCCGGCGTTAAAAGTCCGGTCAGCCTGTACAACCCGGACATCGCTACGATGGAGGCCGACCCTACTCAGTCTTACGATCAGGCCGACGCCGCAGGCTTCATCCGCTTGAATGCCTTGCGCCTTAAAGTGAGTGCGGGTGTTAACCAGCAGAATAAGTAG